The DNA region CAGTATCTTTTCTAATTTAAATCTTGTATTGAAATACTTAAACCTGAGAATACGCGCACTTGACATTATATAGCTAAAACCTAATAGTATAATTAAAGGAAGCCCAGTTATTACTGATAGTAAAAACATTTTATGAAAATTCTCACTAATAAAAACTATCCTTTCATCATACGGGAGTTGGAAGCTTGTTTGCATCAAATTTAAACCAACCATGTTTGCAAGGAAGGACATAAGAGTAACTGTTACAGTTTTGTGATTTTTACTTGTATAGTAAACAAGAACACTATGAATATAGGCTGAAAAGCCAAAATAGATAATCAAAAGGAAGAATATAAATATCTCTGCAGTTTTATTACTTCTATAGCGATAAGTTAGAGAGGCGAATGCAAAGCCAGTTGCAACAGAGCTTGTTAACAGAGGGGTTAAAGGAAATATATCCCTAGGATTATAGGCTGCCGACTGAGTAACAATGACTGAAGAGAATATTATCGAAGAAGAAATAATTTCGAACAGGAAAAGTAAATTAAAGCTTTTAAACTTATTCTTTGAACTAAGTAAATAAGCCATCCCAATCAAGAGTGGAATAAGCATAACATAGCCCATTACAGCAGGATCAATAAACATGAACAAATATAACAGGATATAATGCCACAGACTTGAATGCGATTGAACACTACTTAGGTTTTGCAAAATTATAAGTGCCCAATCATAATTGGGTAAGTTGAGTGCAGAAGTATAAAGTAGCGTACCAAATCTGAAGAGATTAGCAACGTACCATAAACTTGCCAATAGTATAAAGGGAAGAAACAACAACATGCTTTCTTTGATTACCTCCTTAAGCGAAAGCTTACCAACTTTTGTATTCTCACGAATTCGAAACAATGTTACATAGCAACTAATTATACAAAGAAATGAAAGAAATAATAATACTAATAGTTGCGTTTCAGTAAGACGCGGAACAGAAAGACGTATACCTCCACGCTGGACAGAACTAGCCAAAAAAGCTGGTATTAGAAGTAGAAAGGGTGTAATTGCGCAAAGCATTATTGATAATTTTTTAAAAGTTTTTAATTGTAGTATAAAAAACATCACTAGAATGGTTATGACAAAATAAACAGTTTGAGCCTTTAATAGAGCAGCACATCCAAGTGACATGCCTATCCAGATGAGAAGCTCACTGCGCCTTGAATAAGAATATTTGATGAAAAAGTAAATAACACTAAATATTAATGGGTAATAAAATATATCAGGATAAAACGAATTATAGAAAAGGAAACGATCATGAAAAGGAAAGACCAAATAGAGCAGAGTAGAGAGCAAACCTATTTTTTCAGAATTTGTAGCAGAAGTTGCTATTGCATAGTTTAATATGATTAGTATAAGAAGTGGAACCAAAGGCATTAGTCTAAAATCTTCAGCAAATATTGAACCACTAACTACATATGTCCATGCATAAATCACAGATGCACCAATTGGTTTTAGCAAAATATTGTAATCGTATCCAGTACTATAAGTAAATCCGTTTTGTCTAACTATTTCTCTAGCTATAGGAAGATAATATTGAACCACATCTGAGTCAAGTATTGCTTTTTTATATAAATAAATTGAATAAAACAAAAGCATTGCAACAGTTGATATGATAAGTATAAATTTTTCTATTGAAATAATAGAGTTAGTGCGCAAGAACTGACGAAAAGATATATATAATTTTTTATAAATGAAGGATATAATTAAATAAAAGAAAGATACTATAAGTGATATCAAATATATAAACGAGGAAAGTTTAAAGGAATAGGATAATGCCCCTAAATAAAGCAGACCAAACATTATAACTAAGCTGAAAATATAAGAAAGAGTTATTTGTTCAATCACACTATCTAATCTTATTTTCATTAATTGTAATAACAAAAGACCTGGTAGTATTAAGCTTAAGGCTAAGATAAAGTCAATAATCATACTTTATTAAGCACTGTCCATATGACGCATACAACATTTTGACTCGAAACCTATATTAGCATGCTCTAAAGTTAGGGGATTTGAAAAGAATGATATCTTTTTGCGGATAAGAGGGGCGCGCGACGAACCTTACTAAAGTAAGCAATTTTGGTCATAGTAAAAGCTTTCCCCGAGCTTTTACAGCAAAGCTCGCAATAGCATATTATAGAAAAGCTGAATATTAAAATCATATATGCTATCATTAACTTAAAGTCATTCACATGCATGCAGAAATTGTTGAGCTATAACTTTCCAATCAATATCTTTAGTATATGCATATGCCCGTTGACGCATACTTTTCCTTAACTCATCATTATTCAGTAGCAAGGACATTTTATTTTCTAGATCAGTTACGTCGCCTTCTTTATATGTTAGGCCGTTACCTTTACTTATGCGCTCTAGAGCTCCACTCTTATCAGAAATGATAACTGGCAAACCACAAGATGCAGCTTCAAGCATGCTGATGGAACATTGTAACGGCCACACTCCCACATCTGCCGCGCTATAGTATTGATAAAGTTCCGAATTCGGGACTGAATCAACAAATATAAATCGATTACGCATTCCAGCCTTATCAATTATTTTTAGTAAGTTATCAAAGTATTGCTTATCTTTTCCACCTACAATTAAGAAAAAGACATTATCATTCTTTTTACATAAACTGATACCTGCCCTTATCAGAAGGTGTACGCCTTTTTCCGGGATCACTTTGCCAGCATAAATAAAAACTACAGAAGTTTCTGGAATTCCATATTTTCTTCTAATATTTTTGCGAGCATTAGGATCATAATGAAATCGGTTTGTGTCAACACCAAGGGGAATCACAACTATTCTTTCACCAGGTATTCCGTAGATTTCCTGCATAAACTTCTTTGTTTCATAAGTAACTGCCACAAAGCAGTCTACAGAATTTAATAATAAAGGTGTAAACATTCTCTTGAACAGGCTATATAATGGATGAACTAGGTCGCCACGCGTAGCATTAAAAGTCATGTGATCATCCACAATTAGTTTTGTTTTATAAAGTTTTTTCTTAAGTTTTGCAATTCTTATAGATGAAAAGTTCACTACCCCATGAATTATGAGTATGTCTGGCTTATAATTTATTACAGCATGCTCTAAACCGATAAGCCACGGCTTGTGAAATGGAGGATTATCAAATAAAGCAGGTAATCTTAAAACCTTAATACCTTC from Candidatus Methanomethylicota archaeon includes:
- a CDS encoding glycosyltransferase family 39 protein, producing MIIDFILALSLILPGLLLLQLMKIRLDSVIEQITLSYIFSLVIMFGLLYLGALSYSFKLSSFIYLISLIVSFFYLIISFIYKKLYISFRQFLRTNSIISIEKFILIISTVAMLLFYSIYLYKKAILDSDVVQYYLPIAREIVRQNGFTYSTGYDYNILLKPIGASVIYAWTYVVSGSIFAEDFRLMPLVPLLILIILNYAIATSATNSEKIGLLSTLLYLVFPFHDRFLFYNSFYPDIFYYPLIFSVIYFFIKYSYSRRSELLIWIGMSLGCAALLKAQTVYFVITILVMFFILQLKTFKKLSIMLCAITPFLLLIPAFLASSVQRGGIRLSVPRLTETQLLVLLFLSFLCIISCYVTLFRIRENTKVGKLSLKEVIKESMLLFLPFILLASLWYVANLFRFGTLLYTSALNLPNYDWALIILQNLSSVQSHSSLWHYILLYLFMFIDPAVMGYVMLIPLLIGMAYLLSSKNKFKSFNLLFLFEIISSSIIFSSVIVTQSAAYNPRDIFPLTPLLTSSVATGFAFASLTYRYRSNKTAEIFIFFLLIIYFGFSAYIHSVLVYYTSKNHKTVTVTLMSFLANMVGLNLMQTSFQLPYDERIVFISENFHKMFLLSVITGLPLIILLGFSYIMSSARILRFKYFNTRFKLEKILFKTHLLTYSRLIGTGIILSLLLSTLLIPRIEIVMVYGGLNELRKNQLKDSYESLYMLLVNSRDLKGGILTFKAPMGLPYYMPDSKVIDLQYPANLAFLKDFLLSNDSYESILKLKSLGINYILINPNDKDFKTLDESLNFSISRLIGNPELAVPSKSFGNWKLYTLGPYEIDKIRIPLSGWSVDSRLTLTNAQYVLYTNETGIFLVLYPTDINSRVTIFTKTIRELNLSDYDYVIVRLKGSNNARILVRFFMNDGSSFDVAYWQDPNTLMTTLFDLRPYTGKIFNGYLFVALKSSDGLPSSLYLYEISFIKIKR
- a CDS encoding glycosyltransferase family 4 protein codes for the protein MNILHISDHFYPKLGYQETFLAKEHSYQYNTLVITSNKFENHIFEPNKALLKKRVLEPGFYNEEGIKVLRLPALFDNPPFHKPWLIGLEHAVINYKPDILIIHGVVNFSSIRIAKLKKKLYKTKLIVDDHMTFNATRGDLVHPLYSLFKRMFTPLLLNSVDCFVAVTYETKKFMQEIYGIPGERIVVIPLGVDTNRFHYDPNARKNIRRKYGIPETSVVFIYAGKVIPEKGVHLLIRAGISLCKKNDNVFFLIVGGKDKQYFDNLLKIIDKAGMRNRFIFVDSVPNSELYQYYSAADVGVWPLQCSISMLEAASCGLPVIISDKSGALERISKGNGLTYKEGDVTDLENKMSLLLNNDELRKSMRQRAYAYTKDIDWKVIAQQFLHACE